Proteins encoded in a region of the Osmerus mordax isolate fOsmMor3 chromosome 17, fOsmMor3.pri, whole genome shotgun sequence genome:
- the gdi2 gene encoding rab GDP dissociation inhibitor beta yields the protein MNEEYDVIVLGTGLTECILSGIMSVKGKKVLHMDRNSYYGAESASITPLEDLYKRFSIPGSPPDSMGKGRDWNVDLIPKFLMANGQLVRMLLITQVTRYLDFKVIEGSFVYKKGSIYKVPSTETEALASSLMGLFEKRRFRKFLVFVANFDENDPKTMEGVDPKKTTMRDVFKKFDLGQDVIDFTGHSLALYRTDEYLDQPCMDAINRIKLYSESLARYGKSPYLYPLYGLGELPQGFARLSAIYGGTYMLNKPIEEIVMENGKVVGVKSEGEIARCKQLICDPSYIMDRATKVGQVMRVICIMNHPIKNTSDANSCQIIIPQNQVNRKHDIYVCMVSFAHNVAAQGKYVAIVSTTVETDDPEKEIKPALDLLEPVEQKFVSISDQYAPTDPGADSQIFISRTYDATTHFETTCDDIKDIYKRMTGTDFDFAEMERKKNDIFGDAADQ from the exons GAATGCATCCTGTCGGGGATCATGTCAGTGAAGGGGAAGAAGGTTCTGCACATGGACCGTAACTCCTACTACGGGGCCGAGAGCGCCTCCATCACGCCCCTGGAGGAC CTCTACAAGCGCTTCAGCATTCCAGGGAGCCCGCCAGACTCCATGGGGAAAGGCCGTGACTGGAATGTTGACCTCATCCCCAAGTTCCTCATGGCCAACG GCCAGCTGGTCCGCATGCTGCTGATCACACAGGTCACACGCTACCTGGACTTCAAGGTGATTGAGGGCAGCTTTGTCTACAAGAAGGGAAGCATCTACAAAGTCCCCTCCACCGAGACTGAGGCTCTGGCATCCA GTCTGATGGGGCTGTTTGAGAAACGACGCTTCCGGAAGTTCCTGGTGTTCGTCGCCAACTTTGACGAGAACGACCCCAAGACCATGGAGGGCGTGGACCCCAAAAAGACAACAATGAGAGACGTGTTCAAGAAGTTCGACCTGGGACAGGACGTCATCGACTTCACCGGCCACTCTCTCGCCCTCTACCGCACAGACGA ATACCTGGACCAGCCCTGCATGGACGCGATAAACCGGATCAAGCTATACAGCGAGTCCCTGGCCAGATATGGCAAGAGCCCCTACCTTTACCCCCTCTACGGCCTGGGAGAACTGCCTCAAGGGTTTGCCAG ATTAAGTGCCATCTACGGAGGGACCTACATGCTGAACAAGCCCATCGAGGAGATCGTCATGGAGAACGGGAAGGTGGTGGGAGTCAAGTCTGAGGGAGAG ATCGCACGCTGCAAGCAGCTGATCTGTGACCCCAGCTACATCATGGACCGCGCCACCAAGGTGGGTCAGGTGATGCGGGTCATCTGCATCATGAACCACCCCATCAAGAACACCAGCGATGCCAACTCCTGTCAGATCATCATCCCCCAGAACCAGGTCAACAGGAAGCACG ACATCTACGTGTGCATGGTCTCCTTCGCACACAACGTGGCCGCCCAGGGCAAGTACGTGGCCATCGTGAGCACCACGGTGGAGACCGACGACCCCGAGAAGGAGATCAAACCAGCCCTGGACCTGCTGGAGCCTGTCGAGCAGAA GTTTGTGAGTATCAGCGATCAGTACGCACCAACTGATCCCGGGGCTGACAGCCAG ATTTTCATCTCCCGTACCTATGACGCAACAACTCACTTTGAGACCACCTGCGACGACATCAAGGACATCTACAAGCGGATGACGGGGACAGACTTTGACTTTGCCGAGATGGAGCGCAAGAAGAACGACATCTTCGGCGACGCTGCTGACCAGTAG